Proteins co-encoded in one Epinephelus moara isolate mb chromosome 11, YSFRI_EMoa_1.0, whole genome shotgun sequence genomic window:
- the LOC126397376 gene encoding holocytochrome c-type synthase: protein MGASLSTPAAPTVRAEAMMAAPPQGCPMHQEAPPVKVSPPSECPMHQAAPVKASPPSECPMHRADPGPTHQDRAYEFVGCPMKAAEGMKSDIDPANMMPPPNQQPAPDQPFDLSVSRQESNIPRHNTEKNWVYPSEQMFWNAMLRKGWRWREDDLGAQDMTNIIKIHNQNNEQAWQEILKWEALHAGECPCGPTLKRFGGKAKEFSPRARFRHWMGYELPFDRHDWIIDRCGKEVRYIIDYYDGEINTENYQFSILDVRPAFDSLDAVWDRMKVAWWRWSS from the exons ATGGGAGCCTCCTTGTCCACACCTGCTGCTCCTACAGTCAGGGCAGAGGCCATGATGGCCGCTCCTCCTCAGGGCTGCCCCATGCACCAAGAAGCCCCGCCTGTCAAAG TGTCTCCACCCTCAGAGTGTCCCATGCATCAAGCTGCGCCTGTAAAAG CGTCTCCCCCGTCGGAGTGTCCAATGCACCGAGCAGACCCAGGTCCAACTCACCAGGACCGGGCCTACGAGTTTGTGGGGTGTCCCATGAAAGCTGCAGAAGGAATGAAGAGTGACATCGACCCAGCCAATATG ATGCCTCCTCCCAACCAACAGCCAGCTCCAGACCAGCCCTTCGATCTCTCCGTGTCCAGACAGGAGTCCAATATTCCCCGTCACAACACAGAGAAGAACTGGGTTTACCCATCTGAGCAGATGTTCTGGAATGCCATGCTCCGAAAAGG gTGGCGTTGGCGTGAAGATGACCTCGGTGCTCAAGATATGACCAACATCATTAAAATCCACAACCAGAACAACGAGCAGGCCTGGCAGGAGATCCTGAAATGGGAGGCCCTGCACGCAGG TGAATGTCCATGTGGGCCGACCTTGAAGAGGTTTGGTGGGAAAGCCAAAGAGTTCTCCCCCAGGGCTCGCTTCCGCCACTGGATGGG CTACGAGCTGCCTTTCGACCGCCACGACTGGATCATTGACCGCTGTGGGAAGGAGGTGCGCTACATCATTGACTACTATGACGGTGAAATCAACACGGAGAACTACCAGTTCTCCATCCTGGATGTACGTCCCGCCTTTGACTCTTTAGATGCCGTCTGGGACCGTATGAAGGTGGCCTGGTGGCGCTGGTCCTCTTAA